Proteins encoded by one window of Streptacidiphilus sp. PB12-B1b:
- a CDS encoding ATP-binding protein, giving the protein MKIAIVGKGGSGKTTLSSLLVRHLAATGAPVIAVDADINQHLGTTLGLTEEQSAALPSMGAHLPQIKEYLRGGNPRIADAASMIKTTPPGSGSRLLRIPENNPVYALCAREFTVDGAPLRLMATGAFTEEDLGVACYHSKVGAVELCLNHLVDGPGEYLVVDMTAGSDSFASGLFTRFDLTFLVSEPTRKGVSVYRQYQEYAADFGVELRVVGNKVQHEDDIAYLRENVGDDLIGWLGQSAWVRRAEQGRGPALAELEPENRATLRLLHSAVDASYDRRDWARYTEQMVRFHLRNAESWGNAKTGMDLAGQVDPGFVLGEELAAGAPLAV; this is encoded by the coding sequence ATGAAGATCGCCATCGTCGGCAAGGGCGGCAGCGGCAAGACCACGCTCTCCTCCCTCCTCGTCCGACACCTCGCCGCCACCGGGGCACCGGTGATCGCGGTGGACGCCGACATCAACCAGCACCTGGGGACGACGCTCGGGCTGACGGAGGAGCAGTCGGCCGCGCTGCCCTCCATGGGGGCGCACCTGCCGCAGATCAAGGAGTACCTGCGCGGCGGGAACCCGCGCATCGCCGACGCCGCCTCGATGATCAAGACCACGCCCCCGGGCAGCGGCTCCCGGCTGCTGCGCATCCCGGAGAACAACCCGGTGTACGCGCTGTGCGCGCGCGAATTCACCGTCGACGGCGCGCCGCTGCGGCTGATGGCCACCGGCGCGTTCACCGAGGAGGACCTGGGCGTCGCCTGCTACCACTCCAAGGTCGGCGCGGTCGAGCTGTGCCTGAACCACCTGGTGGACGGCCCGGGCGAGTACCTGGTGGTGGACATGACGGCCGGTTCGGACTCCTTCGCCTCCGGCCTGTTCACCCGTTTCGACCTGACCTTCCTGGTCTCCGAGCCCACCCGCAAGGGCGTCTCGGTGTACCGCCAGTACCAGGAGTACGCCGCCGACTTCGGGGTGGAGCTGCGGGTCGTCGGCAACAAGGTGCAGCACGAGGACGACATCGCCTACCTGCGCGAGAACGTCGGCGACGACCTCATCGGCTGGCTCGGCCAGTCGGCCTGGGTGCGCCGCGCCGAGCAGGGGCGCGGGCCCGCGCTGGCCGAGCTGGAGCCGGAGAACCGGGCCACGCTCCGGCTGCTGCACAGCGCGGTGGACGCCTCCTACGACCGCCGGGACTGGGCCCGCTACACCGAGCAGATGGTGCGGTTCCACCTGCGCAACGCCGAGAGCTGGGGCAACGCCAAGACCGGGATGGACCTCGCCGGGCAGGTCGACCCGGGCTTCGTGCTGGGCGAGGAGCTCGCGGCCGGTGCGCCGCTGGCGGTCTGA
- a CDS encoding carbonic anhydrase, giving the protein MQSTGLTPDTPARPDQPCEELLGGVRAFQQHTAPGLRPELARLAREGQSPSQLFITCADSRLVPNVMTSSGPGELFTVRNIGNLVPPPDDSMAAAIEYAVDVLAVRTITVCGHSGCGAMQSLLHGAHRREGMARTPLTRWLRHGQDSLQRARHAPARITDDQPPADALARLCLTNVVQQLDNLRAHPSVRRRSADGSLRLTGLYFDFAAAQTYLLGPNGRTFEAVRPHLESAA; this is encoded by the coding sequence ATGCAGAGCACCGGCCTCACCCCCGACACCCCCGCCCGCCCCGACCAGCCGTGCGAGGAACTGCTCGGCGGGGTGCGCGCGTTCCAGCAGCACACCGCCCCCGGCCTGCGCCCGGAGCTGGCACGGCTGGCCCGCGAGGGCCAGTCGCCCTCCCAGCTGTTCATCACCTGCGCGGACTCCCGGCTCGTGCCCAATGTGATGACCAGCAGCGGCCCCGGCGAGCTGTTCACCGTCCGCAACATCGGCAATCTGGTCCCGCCGCCGGACGACTCGATGGCGGCCGCCATCGAGTACGCCGTCGACGTGCTCGCGGTGCGCACCATCACCGTCTGCGGCCACTCCGGTTGCGGCGCGATGCAGTCCCTGCTGCACGGCGCGCACCGCCGCGAGGGCATGGCGCGCACCCCGCTGACCCGCTGGCTGCGGCACGGCCAGGACTCGCTGCAGCGGGCGCGGCACGCGCCGGCCCGGATCACCGACGACCAGCCCCCGGCGGACGCGCTGGCGCGGCTGTGCCTGACCAATGTCGTCCAGCAGCTCGACAACCTCCGGGCGCACCCCTCGGTACGGCGGCGCTCGGCCGACGGCAGCCTGCGGCTCACCGGCCTGTACTTCGACTTCGCCGCTGCTCAGACGTACCTCCTGGGCCCCAACGGGCGTACCTTCGAAGCTGTCCGGCCTCACCTGGAGTCGGCCGCCTGA
- a CDS encoding DUF4244 domain-containing protein: MSTTLVLKPSSRVLPFGAVLLRRARSVPLLVAAVAYAWLAHLGHLVRCRLARHPVDAGMTTAEYAVGTVAACGFAALLYKIVTSGAVSSAISDLITRALGAV; encoded by the coding sequence ATGAGCACCACCCTCGTCCTGAAGCCCTCGTCCCGTGTCCTCCCGTTCGGAGCGGTGCTGCTGCGCCGGGCCAGGTCCGTTCCGCTGCTGGTGGCGGCGGTGGCGTACGCCTGGCTGGCGCACCTCGGGCACCTCGTCCGCTGCCGGCTGGCCCGGCACCCGGTGGACGCCGGGATGACCACCGCCGAGTACGCCGTGGGGACGGTCGCCGCCTGCGGTTTCGCGGCGCTGCTCTACAAGATCGTCACCAGTGGGGCGGTGTCCTCCGCGATCTCCGACCTGATCACCAGGGCCCTCGGTGCGGTCTGA
- the ssd gene encoding septum site-determining protein Ssd, giving the protein MSGTGIGTSSAVPPEGSPLEGPLLVTEDAQLTEQLLRICAAVGAVPRLVSGAPPGRQEWAQASLVVVGDDVADRLAGLAPRAQVLLVGRDLDDVDVWRRAVLVGARQVVFLPDGEPWLRDRIADATEGVGPQALTIAVLGGRGGAGASTLACALAVTAAREGHRTVLVDGDPMGGGLDLLLGGESAAGLRWPDLAGSRGRVNAVELERSLPRLHRLTALSWDRGDVLSIPLEAMRTVLGAARRRGGVVVLDLPRCIDDTAGEALEQADLGLLVVPAELRAMTASGRVASAARMRLSDLRAVVRGPAPSGVTGEEVARGLRLPLAGELLAEPGLATDLERGRPPGARPRGPLGRFCSAFLTKALPSAGVGV; this is encoded by the coding sequence ATGTCCGGCACAGGTATCGGGACGTCGTCCGCAGTACCGCCCGAGGGGTCACCGCTCGAGGGCCCGCTGCTGGTCACCGAGGACGCCCAGCTCACCGAGCAGCTGCTGCGGATCTGTGCCGCCGTCGGCGCCGTGCCGCGGCTGGTGAGCGGCGCGCCGCCGGGCCGTCAGGAGTGGGCGCAGGCCTCGCTGGTGGTCGTCGGCGACGACGTCGCCGACCGTCTGGCCGGGCTGGCCCCGCGCGCCCAGGTGCTGCTCGTCGGCCGGGATCTCGACGACGTGGACGTCTGGCGCCGGGCCGTGCTGGTGGGCGCACGGCAGGTGGTGTTCCTGCCTGACGGCGAGCCCTGGTTGCGCGACCGCATCGCGGACGCGACCGAAGGCGTCGGGCCCCAGGCACTCACCATCGCCGTGCTCGGCGGCCGGGGCGGCGCGGGCGCCTCGACACTGGCCTGTGCCCTGGCGGTCACCGCCGCCAGGGAGGGCCACCGGACCGTCCTCGTAGACGGCGATCCGATGGGCGGCGGGCTGGATCTCCTGCTCGGCGGCGAGTCGGCCGCCGGGCTGCGCTGGCCCGACCTGGCCGGCTCCCGGGGCCGGGTCAACGCCGTCGAGCTGGAGCGCTCCCTGCCCCGGCTGCACCGGCTGACCGCCCTCAGCTGGGACCGCGGGGACGTCCTCAGCATCCCGCTGGAGGCCATGCGGACGGTCCTGGGAGCCGCCCGCAGGCGCGGCGGCGTGGTCGTCCTCGACCTGCCCCGGTGCATCGACGACACCGCGGGTGAAGCCCTGGAACAGGCCGATCTGGGGCTGCTGGTGGTCCCGGCGGAGCTGCGCGCCATGACCGCGTCCGGGCGGGTCGCCTCCGCCGCCCGGATGCGCCTGTCCGACCTGCGGGCAGTGGTCCGCGGCCCCGCCCCCAGCGGCGTCACCGGAGAGGAGGTCGCCCGCGGGCTGCGGCTGCCACTCGCCGGGGAGCTCCTCGCCGAGCCCGGCCTGGCGACCGATCTGGAGCGCGGCAGACCGCCCGGGGCTCGGCCCAGAGGCCCGCTCGGCCGCTTCTGCTCCGCCTTCCTGACCAAGGCCCTGCCCAGCGCGGGGGTGGGCGTATGA
- a CDS encoding Rv3654c family TadE-like protein, with the protein MRRPRGRGAPRARGAETGSASVWLIALLMLAGCVLAAAFGIGAAVTARHRAEAAADLAALAAADRMLVDPTGACAAAARVATAQQSLLTSCVLHSDARLDAVDVAVQSSVRGALFAALPPAHGRARAGPLSTPDVVPAGLAALPAADRTSARLPARLPAGRSAIRSVAGRAAAPAA; encoded by the coding sequence GTGAGGCGCCCGCGCGGCAGGGGGGCCCCGCGCGCCCGGGGCGCGGAGACGGGCTCGGCCTCGGTGTGGCTGATCGCCCTGCTGATGCTGGCCGGATGCGTCCTGGCCGCGGCGTTCGGGATCGGGGCCGCCGTCACCGCACGCCACCGGGCCGAGGCGGCGGCGGATCTGGCCGCGCTGGCGGCGGCCGACCGGATGCTGGTGGACCCGACCGGGGCCTGCGCGGCGGCGGCCAGGGTCGCCACCGCCCAGCAGTCGCTGCTGACCTCCTGCGTGCTGCACAGCGATGCTCGGCTGGACGCCGTGGACGTGGCGGTGCAGTCGTCCGTCCGCGGGGCCCTGTTCGCGGCGCTGCCGCCCGCCCACGGCCGCGCCCGGGCCGGACCGCTCTCGACCCCCGACGTGGTCCCCGCCGGGCTCGCCGCCCTCCCCGCCGCCGACCGAACTTCGGCCAGGCTTCCGGCCAGGCTTCCGGCCGGGCGCTCGGCTATCCGGTCGGTGGCGGGGCGAGCAGCAGCTCCAGCAGCCTGA
- a CDS encoding TadA family conjugal transfer-associated ATPase — MRDALVDAVRLRLAEAGAAPGATEVAAALRAQGHPYGSTEVVELVRRLRSEMVGAGPLDPLLADPAVTDVLVNGPDEVWMDRGGGLERATGVRFADRQAVRRLAQRLATAAGRRLDDARPWTDARLPDGTRLHAVLPPVAVGCTHISLRVSRARPFTLPELVRAGSLPESGALLLRAMVRARLSYVVSGGTGTGKTTLLAALLGLAGPAERLVVVEDSAELRPDHPHVVRLEGRSPNQEGAGHVGLRELVRQALRIRPDRLVIGEVRGAEVAEFLAALNTGHEGGCGTVHANAAADVPARLEALASSAGLDRAALHSQLASALDAVVHLVREADGRRRVAEVALLRRGEGGLVGTEPAARFLPGGEVRRGSGWERLVAMCGRAERWAAS, encoded by the coding sequence GTGCGGGACGCCCTGGTGGACGCGGTGCGGCTGCGGCTCGCCGAGGCCGGGGCCGCCCCCGGCGCCACCGAGGTCGCCGCGGCGCTGCGCGCCCAGGGACACCCGTACGGCTCGACCGAGGTCGTGGAGCTGGTCCGCCGGCTCCGCTCGGAGATGGTCGGCGCGGGCCCGCTCGACCCGTTGCTGGCCGACCCCGCCGTCACCGACGTCCTGGTGAACGGCCCCGACGAGGTCTGGATGGACCGGGGCGGCGGCCTGGAGCGGGCCACCGGGGTGCGCTTCGCCGACCGGCAGGCGGTACGTCGGCTGGCCCAGCGCCTGGCCACCGCGGCCGGCCGCCGCCTGGACGACGCCCGCCCGTGGACGGACGCCCGGCTGCCCGACGGCACCCGGCTGCACGCGGTGCTCCCGCCGGTCGCCGTCGGCTGCACCCACATCTCGCTGCGGGTCAGCCGGGCCCGGCCGTTCACCCTGCCGGAGCTGGTCAGGGCCGGTTCCCTGCCGGAGTCCGGCGCCCTGCTGCTCCGCGCCATGGTCAGGGCCCGGCTGTCCTACGTGGTGAGCGGGGGCACGGGCACCGGCAAGACCACCCTGCTGGCGGCGCTGCTCGGCCTGGCCGGTCCGGCGGAGCGGCTGGTCGTGGTCGAGGACTCGGCGGAGCTTCGCCCCGACCACCCGCATGTCGTCCGGCTGGAGGGCCGCTCGCCCAACCAGGAGGGCGCCGGGCACGTCGGCCTGCGCGAGCTCGTCCGGCAGGCACTGCGGATACGGCCGGACCGGCTGGTGATCGGCGAGGTCAGGGGCGCGGAAGTGGCCGAGTTCCTGGCCGCGCTGAACACCGGTCACGAGGGCGGCTGCGGAACGGTCCACGCCAACGCCGCCGCGGACGTCCCGGCCCGGCTGGAGGCACTGGCCTCGTCCGCCGGTCTCGACCGGGCCGCGCTGCACAGCCAGCTCGCCTCCGCGCTGGACGCCGTGGTCCACCTCGTGCGGGAGGCCGACGGTCGGCGCCGGGTGGCGGAGGTCGCCCTGCTGCGCCGGGGCGAGGGCGGCCTGGTCGGCACGGAACCGGCGGCGCGCTTCCTGCCCGGCGGCGAGGTACGGCGCGGCAGCGGCTGGGAGCGCCTGGTCGCCATGTGCGGCCGGGCCGAGCGGTGGGCGGCCTCATGA
- a CDS encoding type II secretion system F family protein — protein sequence MHTTEWTTASAGGALTALLGGAVRALRARCVLRGRARAVGMPVHRPRRGGRRGSWSFGRPGGRLRLPPGFGRYGAGLLLGTGVAVSFHGLRALLAGVLVAAACCRWLPERPTAEERRAQAESAALRAQLPLTADLLAGCLASWCAPATAAEAVAGAVAEPMATRLAEAAADLRMGGDAEESWARFGSDPALAPLGRCLARACASGAPPAAGLARLAEGSRASAAAAAQQRARRAGVLATAPLGLCFLPAFVLIGVVPVVTGLAGTFLVHT from the coding sequence GTGCACACGACAGAGTGGACGACGGCGTCGGCGGGCGGGGCGCTCACAGCCCTGCTGGGCGGCGCGGTGCGAGCGCTGAGGGCACGCTGCGTGCTCCGGGGCCGCGCGCGGGCGGTCGGCATGCCCGTGCACCGACCTCGGCGCGGCGGCCGGCGGGGCTCCTGGTCGTTCGGGCGGCCCGGTGGCCGACTCCGGCTGCCGCCGGGCTTCGGCCGGTACGGCGCGGGCCTGCTGCTGGGTACCGGGGTCGCGGTCTCGTTCCACGGCCTGCGGGCGCTCCTCGCCGGTGTGCTGGTGGCAGCGGCCTGCTGCCGCTGGCTGCCGGAGCGTCCCACGGCCGAGGAGCGTCGGGCGCAGGCCGAGAGCGCCGCGCTGCGGGCCCAGCTGCCGCTGACCGCCGATCTGCTGGCGGGCTGCCTGGCGTCGTGGTGCGCCCCGGCCACGGCCGCCGAAGCGGTCGCCGGAGCCGTCGCCGAGCCGATGGCGACACGGCTCGCCGAGGCCGCCGCCGACCTGCGGATGGGCGGCGACGCCGAGGAGAGCTGGGCCCGGTTCGGCAGCGATCCGGCGCTGGCGCCGCTGGGCCGCTGCCTGGCCCGGGCCTGCGCCAGCGGCGCGCCCCCGGCGGCGGGCCTGGCCCGCCTGGCCGAGGGCAGCAGGGCCTCGGCGGCGGCCGCCGCCCAGCAGCGGGCACGGCGGGCCGGGGTGCTGGCCACGGCCCCGCTGGGCCTGTGCTTCCTGCCCGCCTTCGTGCTGATCGGCGTGGTTCCGGTGGTCACCGGCCTGGCCGGCACCTTCCTCGTCCACACCTGA
- a CDS encoding oxidoreductase — protein MSTPSVDPLEPLAQLPGVPVAVAEARRAVDRLYGHRVMRRRAAEVTSESALRGARASAALDGADWPLEEVRRRTDFGGDPQARTVGGALRLNAEAGQLLGTWRHSPLQVLARLHLLAAGESGTPGAGAGAGAGAGVGGAADGAGRPRRAGEQPGPLFGPDLPAVEGVAGADALTSASTSAASDGATAAATPVFELPPAPGADEAAARLDGLAQLLAARGGKKHPNERTAPALVVAAVVHGELMTLRPFGTHNGLVARAAQRVVLIAEGLDPQAICPLEVGLVELGTDAYRNALGGYASGTADGMALWITHCASALRLGVRESTAVCEAMQRGMV, from the coding sequence GTGAGCACTCCTTCCGTGGACCCCCTCGAACCACTCGCCCAGCTGCCCGGCGTCCCCGTGGCCGTGGCCGAGGCCCGTCGCGCCGTGGACCGCCTCTACGGCCACCGGGTGATGCGCCGCCGCGCCGCCGAGGTCACCTCCGAGTCCGCGCTGCGCGGAGCCCGCGCCTCCGCCGCGCTGGACGGCGCGGACTGGCCGCTGGAGGAGGTCCGCCGCCGCACCGACTTCGGCGGCGACCCGCAGGCCCGTACCGTCGGCGGCGCGCTGCGCCTCAACGCCGAGGCCGGACAGCTGCTCGGCACCTGGCGGCATTCGCCGCTGCAGGTACTGGCCCGACTGCACCTGCTCGCCGCCGGCGAGTCGGGCACGCCGGGTGCGGGTGCGGGTGCGGGTGCGGGTGCGGGTGTCGGGGGAGCGGCCGACGGCGCCGGGCGTCCGCGCCGGGCCGGCGAGCAGCCCGGCCCGCTGTTCGGCCCGGACCTCCCGGCCGTGGAGGGCGTGGCCGGGGCGGACGCCCTGACGTCCGCCTCGACGTCCGCCGCGTCCGACGGCGCCACGGCTGCCGCGACGCCGGTGTTCGAGCTGCCGCCCGCCCCCGGCGCGGACGAGGCGGCCGCGCGCCTGGACGGGCTGGCCCAGCTGCTGGCCGCCCGCGGCGGCAAGAAGCACCCCAACGAGCGCACCGCCCCGGCGCTGGTCGTGGCCGCCGTCGTGCACGGCGAGCTGATGACCCTGCGCCCCTTCGGCACGCACAACGGGCTGGTGGCACGCGCCGCGCAGCGGGTGGTGCTGATCGCGGAGGGGCTGGACCCGCAGGCCATCTGCCCGCTGGAGGTCGGCCTGGTGGAGCTGGGCACCGACGCCTACCGCAACGCTTTGGGCGGCTACGCCTCGGGCACCGCCGACGGCATGGCACTGTGGATCACCCACTGCGCCTCGGCGCTGCGGCTGGGCGTGCGGGAGAGCACGGCGGTGTGCGAGGCGATGCAGCGCGGGATGGTCTGA
- a CDS encoding TadE family type IV pilus minor pilin: MTAETAAVLPVLVALVAVLVWGVLAAAAQVRCVDAAREAARAAARGDSPERVAGAARATAPEGAAVTVSTRGDSVQVVVSAQSRGPGVLGGLLSLRVSGSASALRETEGP, translated from the coding sequence GTGACGGCGGAGACGGCCGCGGTGCTGCCGGTCCTGGTGGCGCTGGTCGCCGTGTTGGTCTGGGGAGTGCTGGCGGCGGCGGCCCAGGTCCGCTGCGTGGACGCGGCGCGCGAGGCGGCCCGCGCGGCGGCGCGCGGGGACTCCCCGGAGCGGGTGGCCGGTGCCGCTCGGGCGACCGCCCCCGAGGGCGCGGCGGTGACGGTGAGCACACGCGGCGACAGCGTCCAGGTCGTGGTCTCGGCGCAGTCGCGGGGCCCGGGGGTGCTGGGCGGGCTGCTCTCGCTGCGGGTCTCCGGCTCCGCCTCGGCCCTGCGCGAGACGGAGGGGCCGTGA
- a CDS encoding HAD family phosphatase has product MDNHLQQFPAALSPHSRPPRTAAFFDLDKTVIAKSSALAFSRPLYRGGLINRRAVLKSAYAQFVFLAGGADHDQMEKMREYLSSLCRGWNVQLVREIVAETLHELIDPLIYDEAASLIEEHHTAGRDVVIVSSSGSEIVEPIGRMLGADHVIATRMAEADGCYTGEIDFYAYAGNKAIAIRQLAGIEGYDLERSFAYSDSVTDVPLLEAVGHPYAVNPDRGLRREAQARDWPVLVFNRPVRLKQRSASLTAVSSRPVLAAAAVGAAAATAGLVWYAAKRRTTAG; this is encoded by the coding sequence GTGGATAACCACCTCCAGCAGTTCCCAGCCGCCCTGTCGCCGCACTCCCGGCCGCCGCGAACAGCCGCGTTCTTCGACCTCGACAAGACGGTGATCGCCAAGTCCAGCGCGCTCGCCTTCAGCCGCCCGCTGTACCGGGGCGGGCTGATCAACCGCCGCGCCGTCCTGAAGAGCGCGTACGCCCAGTTCGTCTTCCTGGCCGGTGGCGCGGACCACGACCAGATGGAGAAGATGCGCGAGTACCTCTCCTCGCTCTGCCGGGGCTGGAATGTCCAGCTGGTCCGCGAGATCGTGGCCGAGACGCTGCACGAGCTGATCGATCCGCTGATCTACGACGAGGCGGCCTCGCTGATCGAGGAGCACCACACCGCCGGGCGGGACGTGGTGATCGTCAGCAGCTCCGGCTCGGAGATCGTGGAGCCCATCGGCCGGATGCTCGGCGCCGACCATGTGATCGCCACCCGGATGGCCGAGGCTGACGGGTGCTACACCGGCGAGATCGACTTCTACGCCTATGCCGGGAACAAGGCGATCGCCATTCGCCAGCTGGCCGGGATCGAGGGCTACGACCTGGAGCGCAGCTTCGCCTACAGCGACTCGGTGACGGACGTCCCGCTGCTGGAGGCGGTCGGTCACCCCTACGCGGTCAATCCGGACCGGGGGCTGCGCCGCGAGGCGCAGGCGCGGGACTGGCCGGTGCTGGTGTTCAACCGTCCGGTCCGGCTGAAGCAGCGCAGTGCCTCGCTGACGGCCGTCAGCAGCCGTCCGGTCCTGGCCGCCGCCGCGGTGGGTGCGGCCGCCGCCACGGCAGGCCTGGTCTGGTACGCCGCCAAGCGGCGCACCACAGCGGGCTGA
- a CDS encoding type II secretion system F family protein: protein MIGARQLMGAPEQVLQVAATGVLLGLLGWAAWHLSSLDTTVRRRSRLFPERDRERERGPERELGRRLRRGLRRALPGRFGHGRLKPPPELLLLPLGLLAAWPTHSPLVAAVGAGAVVPVIRLRGRRRRARAAEQRRQAVVALCAALAGELRTGATPQQAAELVGAELAAPGPTLPWVTRGGPTGSESGPLDGTALLAAVRYGGSVPEAFLAMAELPGAEGAAGIAACWQVASATGAGLAAGLDRVAEGLRAERALHETLRAELAGPRSTAALLAALPLFGLLLGAGLGADPLRVLLHTPSGLVCLLLGGLLEAAGITWTARIARGAEQAG, encoded by the coding sequence ATGATCGGAGCGCGGCAGCTGATGGGGGCGCCGGAGCAGGTGCTCCAGGTGGCGGCGACGGGCGTGCTGCTGGGACTGCTCGGTTGGGCAGCCTGGCACCTGAGCAGCCTGGACACGACGGTCCGCCGCCGGAGCCGGCTCTTTCCCGAGCGGGACCGGGAGCGGGAGCGTGGGCCGGAACGGGAGCTGGGTCGGCGGCTGAGGCGCGGTCTGCGCCGTGCCCTGCCGGGGAGGTTCGGGCACGGCCGCCTGAAGCCGCCGCCCGAGCTGCTGTTGCTGCCGCTGGGGCTGCTGGCCGCCTGGCCGACGCACTCCCCGCTGGTGGCCGCCGTCGGCGCGGGCGCGGTCGTCCCGGTCATACGGTTGCGCGGCCGACGACGGCGGGCGCGGGCCGCGGAGCAGCGCCGACAGGCCGTGGTGGCCCTGTGCGCTGCCCTGGCGGGGGAACTGCGCACGGGCGCGACGCCGCAGCAGGCGGCGGAGCTGGTCGGCGCCGAGCTGGCCGCCCCGGGGCCGACGCTCCCGTGGGTGACGCGCGGGGGGCCGACGGGCAGCGAGTCGGGGCCGCTGGACGGCACGGCGCTGCTGGCCGCTGTGCGCTACGGCGGGTCGGTACCGGAGGCGTTCCTGGCCATGGCGGAGCTGCCCGGCGCCGAGGGCGCGGCGGGGATCGCGGCCTGCTGGCAGGTGGCCTCGGCGACCGGTGCCGGGCTGGCGGCCGGGCTGGACCGGGTGGCCGAGGGGCTGCGGGCGGAGCGTGCCCTGCACGAGACGCTGCGGGCGGAGCTGGCCGGTCCGCGGTCCACGGCGGCGTTGCTGGCCGCCCTGCCGCTGTTCGGCCTGCTGCTCGGTGCCGGGCTGGGCGCGGACCCGCTGCGGGTGCTGCTGCACACCCCCAGCGGACTGGTCTGCCTGCTCCTGGGCGGGCTGCTGGAGGCCGCCGGGATCACCTGGACGGCCCGCATCGCCCGCGGCGCGGAGCAGGCCGGGTAG